TCTTCAAAAATTTCGCGTTTTAACCCCTCTTTCAAACCCTCACCAAACTCTAAACCTCCACCGGGAAATTTAGTAAATTCAAAACCCGCCATGTTTTCCTTGACCAATAATACCTTTTTGTTTTTAATACAAATACCATAAACCCGGATATTAAAACGATCAATTTCGCGTGCTGAAGAAGAATACATTTAGGTTAATTGCGACAAATTTATTCTGATTATGATGATTCATTGAATTAATTTATAAACCCCATGTATAATTAAAATCAATACGTAGCATTAAATTTCTTTATAATTTCTTTATACCAATCAAATTACCTTTGTCTGTTGCCATTTAACTAAACATTGAAACTCTTAAATACCCGTAAGTTTAAACCGGCTTATCAATATTTGATTACGATATCAACGATGGTTTTAGCTGGCGGGGCATGTTGGTTTGCATCATCTCTTTTCGGTTATAAAACCATCGCATTGTTGTTGTTAATGCTAGTTTCGGTATTGGCAATGTTGTTCGAAATTCTTCCGGTACTTACTGCCGCCATTCTTGGAGCCTTTATTTGGAATTTCTTTTTTATCCCTCCGGTATTCACGCTACATATTAGTAATACAGAAGATTTGCTGTTGTTTCTTTTGTATTTCCTAATTGCTTCGGTTAACGCGGTGCTTTCTTATTTAATAAAACAGGAAGAATATAAAGTGCGTGATAAAGCCGAAAAGGAAAGGGCAATCGTGCTTTATAACACGCTTTTAAATTCGCTATCACACGAATTGCGAACCCCCATTTCTACAATAATTGGTTCGGTAGATGCCTTAATTGAAAATAGAGAAAAATTAAGTATTGAAAATCAAACTGCCCTGCTGGAGCAAATTAGCATTGCAGGACAAAGGTTAAATAGGCAGGTCGAAAATCTGCTCAAC
This genomic interval from Bacteroidia bacterium contains the following:
- a CDS encoding NUDIX domain-containing protein, whose amino-acid sequence is MYSSSAREIDRFNIRVYGICIKNKKVLLVKENMAGFEFTKFPGGGLEFGEGLKEGLKREIFE
- a CDS encoding PAS domain-containing sensor histidine kinase, translated to MVLAGGACWFASSLFGYKTIALLLLMLVSVLAMLFEILPVLTAAILGAFIWNFFFIPPVFTLHISNTEDLLLFLLYFLIASVNAVLSYLIKQEEYKVRDKAEKERAIVLYNTLLNSLSHELRTPISTIIGSVDALIENREKLSIENQTALLEQISIAGQRLNRQVENLLNMSRLETGMLKPVNDWFDINEIMQSIISKLNYSKDHHISFTPNEQLPLIKIDSGLVEQIVQNLLHNAILYTPSSSTIKLTASYYNKHCIITIEDSGKGISEQEWELVFEKFYRSQHTIPGGSGLGLSIVKGFVEAMNGRVEIGVSGLGGAKFTLYIPVEISFLNQLKNE